A genome region from Deltaproteobacteria bacterium includes the following:
- the purS gene encoding phosphoribosylformylglycinamidine synthase subunit PurS: protein MLARVHVTPKKAILDPQGKAIAHSLHALNYSEVSDVRMGKYLEVRLQGLSRAQATERVEEMCRRLLANLVIEDFRFELIEE, encoded by the coding sequence ATGCTGGCACGAGTCCACGTTACACCGAAAAAGGCCATTCTCGATCCGCAAGGCAAAGCGATTGCCCATTCCCTGCACGCGCTCAACTATAGTGAAGTGTCGGATGTGCGCATGGGGAAATACTTGGAAGTGCGCTTGCAAGGACTCTCACGCGCACAGGCAACAGAGCGCGTTGAGGAAATGTGTCGCCGTCTCTTAGCGAATCTGGTCATTGAAGATTTCCGCTTTGAACTAATTGAGGAGTAG
- a CDS encoding amidophosphoribosyltransferase — protein MPHEHGEDEQFDRFHEECGVVGVYGHPEAANLAYLALYALQHRGQESAGIASSNSQTLLVHRGMGLVADIFDEKIIRRLEGTSAIGHNRYSTTGTTVLKNSQPLVVKYTHGSLAIAHNGNLVNAEDLRARLEARGSIFQSGVDTEVILHLIAASRREQLVDRIVEALWQVRGAYSLVFLSEDEMVAVRDPYGFRPLVLGRLHEGGRDTYVVTSETCALDLIGATYEREVAPGEVLSFASHGMTSISPFPHEPLSRCVFEHIYFSRPDSLLYGRSVYETRKEFGRQLARSAGIPADLVIPVPDSGVPAALGYAEEAKLPFDMGLIRNHYVGRTFIEPLESIRHFGVKVKLNAQPEVLRGKRVVVVDDSIVRGTTSRKIVSMIRNAGATEVHLRISSPPTIGPCFYGVDTPTRRELIASSHSIEEICRYVTADSLSYLDEAAMYAALKEDGSSFCDACFTGRYPVPLGERPRGRQLPLFQELER, from the coding sequence GTGCCACACGAACACGGAGAGGACGAACAATTCGATCGCTTTCATGAAGAATGTGGTGTGGTCGGCGTGTATGGCCATCCCGAAGCGGCGAACCTCGCGTATCTGGCGTTGTATGCGTTGCAACACCGTGGACAAGAGTCTGCCGGTATTGCCTCCTCGAACAGCCAGACCCTACTCGTCCATCGTGGCATGGGGCTTGTCGCCGATATTTTTGACGAAAAGATCATTCGCCGTCTCGAAGGTACTAGTGCGATTGGCCATAATCGCTATTCCACCACTGGCACCACGGTGCTGAAAAATAGTCAGCCCCTGGTTGTGAAGTACACCCACGGTTCGCTCGCAATCGCGCACAACGGGAATTTGGTCAATGCAGAAGATTTACGCGCTCGACTGGAGGCGCGCGGGTCGATCTTTCAATCCGGAGTCGATACCGAAGTGATCCTTCACTTGATCGCCGCCTCACGGAGAGAACAGTTGGTCGACCGCATTGTTGAAGCGCTGTGGCAAGTGCGGGGAGCCTATTCGCTTGTCTTTCTCTCTGAAGACGAAATGGTCGCTGTTCGTGACCCGTACGGCTTTCGGCCACTCGTGCTTGGTCGCCTCCATGAAGGTGGCAGGGATACGTACGTCGTCACCTCGGAGACGTGTGCACTGGATCTCATCGGTGCGACCTATGAACGAGAAGTTGCTCCTGGAGAAGTGCTGTCGTTCGCTTCACATGGTATGACCTCGATCTCGCCTTTCCCGCACGAACCGTTATCGCGTTGTGTGTTTGAACACATCTATTTTTCACGCCCAGACAGTCTACTGTATGGGCGGAGTGTCTACGAGACGCGGAAAGAGTTCGGGCGTCAACTTGCACGGTCCGCAGGTATCCCCGCAGATCTTGTCATTCCTGTCCCTGACTCTGGAGTGCCAGCCGCACTCGGCTATGCAGAGGAAGCAAAGCTCCCTTTTGATATGGGCCTCATCCGTAATCATTACGTTGGCCGCACGTTCATTGAGCCGTTAGAGTCGATTCGCCACTTCGGCGTTAAAGTGAAGCTGAATGCCCAGCCTGAAGTACTCCGCGGCAAACGCGTCGTGGTGGTTGATGATTCGATTGTGCGCGGCACGACTAGCCGCAAAATCGTCTCGATGATCCGTAACGCTGGTGCCACAGAGGTTCATCTACGTATTAGCTCTCCACCAACAATTGGTCCCTGTTTTTACGGTGTCGATACACCAACTCGCCGCGAGCTGATCGCCTCATCACATAGTATCGAAGAGATCTGTCGTTATGTGACGGCGGATTCCCTGTCGTATCTGGATGAAGCAGCCATGTATGCTGCCTTGAAGGAAGATGGCAGTAGTTTTTGTGACGCCTGCTTCACTGGCCGGTATCCAGTCCCACTCGGCGAACGACCGCGCGGAAGGCAACTGCCGCTGTTTCAGGAATTGGAGCGGTAG
- the nadB gene encoding L-aspartate oxidase: MSQSDFLIIGSGIAGLSLALKAVKSGSVTIVTKDRLPESNSAYAQGGIASVWSEEDSFADHIQDTLTAGAGLCHRDVVEAVVTEGPDRIRELIALGTNFSRKPGGEEAEYDLGLEGGHSYRRILHAADATGQEIIRALIAAVRQHPEITICEKHLSIDLLTTEGPSGQECWGAYVLDLNTNEVKTLTAKVTVLCSGGAGKVYLYTSNPDVATGDGLAMAYRAGVPVGNLEFFQFHPTCLFHPRAKSFLISEALRGEGALLRRPDGVPFMKKYHPSAELAPRDIVARAIDQEMKTHGFTNVLLDISHRDADFLRKRFPAISQRCLEFGIDLTKEPIPVVPAAHYLCGGVVTDLHGATSIRRLYAAGEVAMTGLHGANRLASNSLLEAVVFAHRVSLHADTLLRADRRNAPTFPVWNPGEAVNSDEMVVVTHTWEEIRRLMWNYVGIVRSDRRLARAQHRIALIQEEIREYYWNFIVTGDLLELRNLATVAELIIRCASLRQESRGLHSTLDYAQADDVHWQHDTIVQLEQA, from the coding sequence ATGAGTCAAAGTGATTTTCTCATTATCGGAAGCGGAATTGCTGGCCTCAGTCTCGCCCTCAAAGCTGTCAAAAGCGGATCAGTCACGATCGTGACGAAAGATCGGTTACCAGAAAGTAATTCTGCCTATGCCCAAGGCGGAATCGCTTCGGTCTGGAGTGAAGAGGATTCGTTTGCTGATCACATCCAGGATACGCTAACTGCTGGAGCAGGATTGTGTCACCGTGATGTTGTTGAGGCAGTAGTAACCGAAGGGCCTGACCGTATTCGAGAATTAATTGCTCTTGGAACCAATTTCTCGCGCAAACCTGGGGGAGAAGAGGCGGAGTACGATCTAGGCCTGGAAGGTGGGCATTCCTATCGCCGTATCCTGCATGCGGCTGATGCGACCGGACAAGAAATTATCCGTGCACTCATTGCTGCCGTGCGTCAACACCCTGAGATTACCATCTGCGAGAAACATCTCAGCATCGATCTCCTTACGACTGAGGGGCCGAGCGGACAGGAGTGCTGGGGAGCGTACGTTCTCGACCTCAATACTAATGAGGTGAAAACGCTCACTGCCAAGGTCACAGTCCTGTGCAGTGGCGGTGCTGGGAAAGTCTATCTGTACACGAGCAATCCAGATGTTGCGACTGGTGATGGCTTGGCGATGGCATACCGTGCCGGTGTACCGGTTGGCAACTTAGAATTCTTCCAGTTTCATCCGACCTGCCTGTTTCATCCGAGAGCAAAGTCGTTTCTCATTTCTGAAGCGCTACGTGGTGAGGGAGCACTTCTGCGGCGACCTGATGGCGTTCCGTTTATGAAGAAGTATCATCCGAGCGCTGAACTGGCACCGCGGGACATCGTGGCACGGGCAATCGACCAGGAGATGAAAACCCACGGGTTCACGAATGTCCTGTTGGATATTAGCCATCGTGACGCTGACTTCTTACGCAAGCGGTTTCCTGCAATTTCACAACGTTGTCTGGAGTTTGGCATTGACCTGACCAAAGAGCCTATTCCCGTAGTTCCGGCGGCCCATTATCTTTGTGGAGGGGTAGTGACGGATCTGCATGGAGCAACCTCCATCCGTCGCCTCTACGCGGCCGGCGAAGTGGCAATGACGGGACTGCATGGGGCGAATCGGCTCGCGTCGAATTCACTCCTTGAAGCAGTTGTGTTCGCGCATCGCGTCTCTCTTCACGCGGATACACTGTTACGTGCCGATCGTCGCAACGCGCCAACATTTCCTGTGTGGAACCCCGGAGAAGCAGTCAACAGCGATGAGATGGTGGTGGTGACGCACACCTGGGAAGAGATCCGTCGTTTGATGTGGAACTACGTTGGCATCGTTCGTAGTGACCGTCGCCTTGCCCGTGCCCAACATCGTATTGCCCTCATTCAAGAAGAGATTCGCGAGTACTACTGGAACTTCATTGTGACTGGCGATCTCCTAGAACTGCGTAATCTCGCCACGGTGGCTGAATTGATTATCCGTTGCGCAAGCCTGCGGCAGGAGAGCCGTGGGCTACACTCAACCTTAGATTATGCTCAGGCTGATGATGTGCACTGGCAGCATGATACGATCGTGCAGCTTGAACAAGCGTAA
- a CDS encoding lytic transglycosylase domain-containing protein: MCKHIGKGVAGLCGMLLVMGSPLTGDGVATADIRVYRGSNGVLYITNQSSRSARISATNKSSYKRNADSLRNVRAKGQRKERDGLTSNDGASPFGGRIIDVRKDLSGRWEAKRYVHDSRTTAPIHVYRNKQGTLLFTNVPNQPGYRPFLFLQPYVSRMTSKESADFDRLIRAACARYGVEFELVKAVIKAESAFNPWAISRAGARGLMQLMPETAADHGVADIHSPRQNIEGGVRHLRLLLERYDGNVTLALAAYNAGAGAVSKYNGIPPYQETQQYVRKVLRFREAYRERSTLVRPPA; encoded by the coding sequence ATGTGTAAGCATATCGGGAAAGGGGTCGCAGGCCTGTGTGGCATGCTACTCGTCATGGGCTCTCCTCTCACAGGAGATGGTGTCGCTACCGCGGACATCCGTGTGTACCGTGGGAGCAACGGGGTATTGTATATCACCAACCAATCCTCTCGATCAGCGAGGATTTCTGCAACGAACAAATCGAGCTACAAGCGAAACGCAGACTCCCTCCGCAACGTACGAGCAAAAGGCCAAAGGAAAGAGCGAGATGGCCTGACTAGTAATGACGGCGCTTCTCCCTTCGGTGGACGTATCATCGACGTTCGCAAAGACCTGTCAGGTCGCTGGGAGGCAAAACGCTACGTCCATGATTCTCGGACGACTGCCCCGATTCATGTGTATCGGAATAAACAAGGGACCCTTCTCTTTACCAACGTACCGAATCAACCTGGCTATCGCCCATTTTTGTTCCTCCAGCCATATGTGAGTCGCATGACGAGCAAAGAGAGCGCAGACTTTGACCGACTGATTCGGGCAGCCTGTGCGCGTTATGGTGTAGAATTTGAGTTGGTAAAAGCAGTCATCAAAGCAGAGTCAGCCTTTAACCCGTGGGCAATTTCTCGTGCCGGAGCGCGTGGATTGATGCAGTTAATGCCCGAGACTGCTGCAGACCACGGAGTAGCGGATATCCATTCTCCACGTCAGAACATTGAGGGTGGGGTTCGTCACCTTCGCCTCCTCCTAGAGCGATATGACGGGAACGTCACCTTGGCACTAGCAGCATATAACGCGGGAGCCGGGGCGGTGAGCAAGTACAACGGCATTCCCCCTTATCAAGAAACACAACAGTACGTTCGTAAAGTATTGCGGTTCCGTGAAGCATACCGAGAACGTAGTACCCTCGTACGCCCACCGGCGTAA
- the purL gene encoding phosphoribosylformylglycinamidine synthase subunit PurL, with protein MHKTPTVTLQLALDHGLSTDEYQGILGHLGRTPTFEELGVFSVMWSEHCSYKSSRKFLRQLPTTGPEILQGPGENAGIVDVGDGLAVVFKIESHNHPSFIEPYHGAATGVGGILRDVFTMGARPIASLNSLRFGAVDHPRTPFLIKGVVAGIGGYGNCVGVPTVGGEVSFDAGYNGNILVNAFTLGTVRTDRIFRARAAGVGNPVIYVGSRTGRDGIHGASLLASREFDAKSEELRPAVQVGDPFTEKLLIEACLELMQKDLIVAIQDMGAAGLTSSSVEMAGRGGMGILLNLDRIPTREADIIPYELLLSESQERMLIVAKAGHEEAVKAIFTRWDLEAEVVGQVTEDGFFRTHWHGEEVVRIPVSALTDDAPVYERPTAPPANLAARQRLDLAALPLPSDCGQVLLRLLASPNLASKEWVYRQYDSFVCGNTVVQPGSDAAIIRLKGTAKGVGISVDCNSRYCLLDPYRGGQIAVAEGARNLAVSGARPVALSDCLNFGNPEKPEVMWQFQQAIAGMRDACLALGVAVVSGNVSFYNETEGRAIPPTPTVASVGILQDVTHHVTQWFKQPGDLIVLLGETHNEIGASEYLATIHGMTAGIPPQLDLDQEKRLQHLCLQFAQEQLVASAHDVAEGGLAVALAEACITRPEGPLGARVTLSETLRPDVALFGESQSRVIISLSRHTLSRVEQRAKAQRVPYTVLGEVGGTDLVITNCLQLPVQNLQQEWRTALARQLESGQPSAVSNQ; from the coding sequence ATGCATAAGACACCAACGGTTACGCTCCAGCTCGCACTTGACCACGGGCTCTCGACAGACGAATACCAAGGCATTTTGGGCCATCTTGGTCGTACGCCGACATTTGAAGAGCTTGGCGTGTTCTCGGTCATGTGGTCAGAGCATTGCAGTTACAAAAGCTCGCGCAAGTTTCTCCGCCAGCTTCCCACCACTGGCCCTGAGATCCTCCAAGGCCCTGGCGAGAACGCTGGCATTGTCGATGTCGGCGATGGCCTCGCCGTCGTTTTCAAAATTGAGAGTCACAATCATCCGTCCTTTATCGAGCCGTATCACGGTGCAGCAACTGGAGTCGGCGGCATTCTGCGCGATGTGTTCACGATGGGTGCGCGCCCGATTGCGTCGCTGAACTCGCTACGCTTTGGCGCAGTCGATCATCCCCGCACCCCTTTCCTCATTAAAGGTGTCGTCGCTGGCATTGGTGGATATGGGAATTGCGTTGGCGTGCCAACCGTTGGGGGCGAAGTCTCCTTTGATGCTGGCTATAACGGCAACATTCTCGTCAATGCGTTTACGTTGGGTACAGTTCGCACGGATCGCATCTTTCGTGCGCGCGCCGCTGGCGTTGGCAATCCCGTTATCTATGTAGGTTCACGCACAGGTCGTGATGGTATCCACGGCGCAAGCCTTCTCGCGTCACGGGAGTTCGACGCAAAGTCAGAAGAGCTCCGCCCCGCAGTACAAGTAGGTGACCCATTTACCGAAAAGCTCTTGATCGAAGCCTGTCTTGAATTGATGCAAAAAGATCTCATCGTCGCGATTCAAGACATGGGCGCTGCAGGACTCACCAGTTCTTCAGTAGAAATGGCAGGTCGTGGCGGGATGGGGATCCTTCTCAATTTAGATCGCATTCCTACTCGCGAAGCCGACATCATCCCATACGAACTCCTTCTCTCTGAGTCGCAAGAGCGCATGTTGATCGTGGCCAAAGCTGGACATGAAGAGGCCGTAAAAGCGATTTTCACTCGCTGGGATCTCGAAGCTGAAGTCGTGGGACAAGTGACGGAGGACGGATTTTTTCGTACTCACTGGCACGGAGAAGAAGTCGTACGGATTCCAGTTTCTGCCCTGACTGACGACGCACCCGTCTACGAACGGCCAACTGCACCACCAGCGAACCTTGCCGCGCGTCAGCGACTCGACCTCGCCGCTCTTCCCTTACCATCAGATTGTGGTCAGGTGTTGTTACGCTTACTGGCATCACCCAATCTCGCCAGTAAAGAGTGGGTCTATCGGCAATATGATTCGTTTGTCTGCGGCAACACCGTTGTGCAGCCAGGGTCTGATGCAGCTATCATCCGCTTAAAAGGTACGGCAAAAGGGGTCGGTATCAGTGTCGACTGTAACAGCCGTTACTGTTTGTTAGATCCGTATCGAGGCGGGCAAATTGCCGTTGCTGAAGGCGCTCGTAATCTCGCTGTGAGTGGCGCTCGCCCGGTCGCACTTTCCGATTGTTTAAATTTTGGTAACCCGGAAAAACCCGAGGTGATGTGGCAGTTTCAACAAGCGATCGCTGGTATGCGCGACGCGTGTCTTGCGTTGGGTGTCGCTGTCGTTAGTGGTAACGTCAGTTTCTACAACGAGACTGAAGGCAGAGCGATTCCACCAACCCCAACCGTTGCAAGTGTCGGAATTCTCCAGGATGTCACACACCATGTCACACAATGGTTCAAGCAACCCGGCGACCTTATCGTCTTACTCGGAGAGACGCATAATGAGATAGGTGCAAGTGAATATCTCGCCACTATTCATGGCATGACCGCCGGGATACCTCCACAGTTAGACCTCGATCAAGAAAAACGGCTCCAGCATCTTTGTTTGCAGTTCGCACAAGAACAGCTGGTTGCTTCGGCCCATGATGTCGCAGAAGGAGGGCTCGCAGTTGCGTTAGCTGAAGCGTGCATCACTCGCCCGGAAGGACCTCTCGGAGCACGCGTCACCTTGTCAGAGACCCTACGCCCCGATGTCGCTCTGTTTGGGGAGAGCCAGTCGCGGGTGATTATCTCGCTCTCACGACACACACTCTCCCGAGTCGAACAACGGGCAAAGGCACAGCGGGTGCCGTACACTGTGTTAGGCGAGGTAGGCGGAACGGACCTGGTCATTACCAATTGCCTGCAGCTTCCAGTGCAAAATTTGCAACAAGAATGGCGAACGGCATTAGCACGACAACTGGAGAGCGGTCAGCCGTCAGCTGTCAGCAATCAGTAA
- the purQ gene encoding phosphoribosylformylglycinamidine synthase subunit PurQ, protein MKWGVVTFPGSLDDRDALYSLEAVLGQQAVSLWHKDRDLQGVEAIVLPGGFSYGDYLRCGAIARMSPIMQSVIDFAHTGGPVLGMCNGFQILCESGLLPGALVRNRSLSYICEWTRIRVETTRTRFTAGCKVGETLRIPIKHGEGCYVADDTTLKTLEDNGQVVFRYVNAAGETTDSANPNGALHNIAGVTNAKGNVVGLMPHPEHAVEALLGGEDGRKLFLSVLAR, encoded by the coding sequence GTGAAATGGGGTGTCGTCACCTTTCCTGGCTCGCTTGATGACCGCGATGCACTGTACAGTCTTGAGGCCGTCCTTGGACAACAAGCAGTGAGTTTGTGGCATAAGGATCGCGATCTGCAAGGTGTTGAGGCAATCGTGTTACCCGGCGGGTTCTCGTACGGTGATTATCTTCGCTGTGGCGCCATCGCGCGGATGTCACCAATCATGCAAAGCGTGATCGACTTTGCTCACACTGGCGGTCCGGTATTAGGCATGTGTAATGGGTTTCAGATTCTGTGCGAGTCTGGCCTCTTGCCCGGAGCACTGGTTCGCAATCGTTCGCTTTCCTATATCTGCGAGTGGACACGGATTCGTGTGGAAACGACGCGCACACGCTTTACCGCAGGCTGCAAAGTCGGCGAAACGCTTCGCATCCCGATTAAGCACGGCGAAGGCTGTTACGTGGCTGACGACACAACGCTCAAAACATTGGAAGATAATGGGCAGGTTGTTTTCCGCTACGTCAATGCAGCAGGAGAAACAACCGATAGTGCCAACCCTAATGGCGCACTCCATAACATCGCTGGGGTGACAAACGCGAAAGGCAACGTTGTCGGCTTGATGCCTCATCCGGAGCACGCAGTAGAAGCGTTGCTTGGCGGTGAAGACGGACGCAAACTTTTTCTTTCAGTCCTCGCTCGCTAA